From bacterium, a single genomic window includes:
- a CDS encoding T9SS type A sorting domain-containing protein, translating into MKRFTSSVALLLMLVIGAYAVPIGLQFNTFDATTFDPIIALGPDNVNAVPVGNMIQVIKAGANGVADAPGADGSVAGDDTLAFTFPVGFGSEMDGTFSTLVSGFSVANERVNSSSIYVGIVFYFRVWFHSTIAGAVPVPAGSYYGTYGPYTCPSSDSEFWNVTMNPGWTSTGPAPAPAVEVTYDTNVQASGSLQLFGNVQIPASSGMTYTLTNTGNAMLNYGVGNVTGDFATTLVAGSLAAGANTTFNISFTPTDVGTRNGTFSFTHDAAGTPFTFVLEGTGVAAPVYGEGNPGANVTNPNPPANPWTPAIPTDPNTGGFAPLGIFFGGGATNPGSVDVNYEETIPSEFDPEYAASIFPAATTVQRWWNISETGGAGFTCDVEFFFTSDDLPLGYDPMTSTNIIVARFDAVTGEYLGLYWPTISIVSAGPPTVYRAFIAGVTGFSIWSIGDYPLLPVTGLAMSANGGNGQVTLAWSVESEINNAYFQVERRVAGGEWSIVSRVNSRAPGGNSSSRVRYSFEDMNVVNGTTYEYRVIDVNIDGIPLSNSLVVSATPSAPVIAEYALSHYPQPFNPETRINYTVKDAGVVTLTVTNIMGQSVATLVSEHKLAGNHSVTWNAGNLPSGIYFLRYDVNGFHGMSKMVLSK; encoded by the coding sequence ATGAAACGATTTACAAGTAGTGTTGCATTACTGTTGATGCTGGTCATCGGTGCGTATGCTGTACCGATTGGCTTGCAGTTCAATACGTTCGATGCGACGACATTCGATCCGATTATTGCCTTGGGACCAGACAATGTGAATGCGGTTCCCGTAGGTAACATGATTCAAGTGATTAAAGCTGGCGCAAATGGCGTTGCGGATGCACCCGGTGCTGATGGTTCAGTCGCTGGTGACGATACCTTAGCATTCACCTTCCCGGTGGGCTTTGGTTCCGAAATGGACGGTACATTCAGTACGTTAGTGTCTGGTTTTAGTGTTGCCAACGAGCGCGTGAATTCGTCGTCGATTTATGTCGGCATCGTATTCTATTTCCGCGTTTGGTTCCATTCGACAATTGCTGGCGCAGTCCCGGTACCTGCCGGTTCATATTATGGCACTTATGGTCCATACACCTGCCCGTCGTCTGATTCCGAATTCTGGAATGTCACGATGAATCCAGGTTGGACCAGCACCGGTCCGGCTCCGGCACCGGCAGTTGAAGTTACTTATGACACCAACGTTCAAGCATCTGGTAGCTTACAGTTGTTCGGTAATGTGCAGATTCCTGCCAGCAGTGGCATGACCTATACCCTTACCAACACTGGTAATGCAATGTTGAACTACGGCGTTGGCAATGTTACCGGCGACTTTGCGACCACGTTGGTTGCTGGCTCGTTAGCGGCTGGTGCGAACACCACGTTCAACATCAGCTTCACCCCGACCGATGTTGGTACCCGTAACGGTACGTTCTCGTTTACCCATGACGCTGCTGGCACCCCGTTTACCTTCGTGTTAGAAGGTACCGGCGTTGCTGCTCCGGTTTACGGTGAAGGCAATCCTGGCGCGAATGTAACGAACCCGAATCCCCCGGCAAATCCGTGGACTCCGGCAATCCCCACCGACCCGAATACCGGTGGTTTTGCTCCGTTAGGTATTTTCTTTGGTGGTGGCGCGACGAACCCCGGTTCGGTTGATGTCAACTATGAAGAGACCATTCCGTCGGAATTCGATCCGGAATATGCAGCATCGATTTTCCCAGCGGCCACAACTGTACAACGTTGGTGGAATATTTCCGAAACTGGCGGCGCGGGCTTTACTTGCGACGTCGAGTTCTTCTTCACGAGTGACGATCTTCCGTTAGGTTACGACCCGATGACCTCTACGAACATTATCGTAGCGCGTTTCGATGCCGTTACCGGTGAATATCTTGGTCTCTACTGGCCGACGATTTCGATCGTTTCCGCTGGACCGCCCACGGTCTATCGTGCATTTATCGCTGGTGTCACCGGTTTCTCCATCTGGTCAATCGGCGACTATCCGTTATTGCCGGTTACCGGTCTTGCCATGTCGGCAAACGGTGGCAATGGTCAAGTAACGTTGGCATGGAGCGTTGAGAGTGAAATCAACAACGCATACTTCCAGGTCGAGCGTCGTGTAGCTGGTGGCGAGTGGAGCATTGTCAGCCGCGTGAACAGCCGTGCACCGGGTGGCAACAGCAGCAGCCGCGTCCGCTACAGCTTTGAAGACATGAATGTCGTCAATGGTACCACTTACGAATATCGCGTAATCGACGTGAACATCGATGGTATTCCGCTATCGAACAGCTTAGTCGTCTCGGCGACCCCGTCTGCTCCGGTGATTGCAGAATACGCATTGTCGCACTACCCGCAGCCGTTCAACCCGGAAACCCGCATCAATTACACCGTGAAAGACGCTGGTGTGGTAACTCTTACCGTTACTAACATCATGGGTCAAAGCGTTGCTACGTTAGTAAGCGAACATAAGCTTGCTGGCAACCACTCGGTGACTTGGAATGCTGGCAACCTACCGTCTGGCATCTATTTCCTCCGCTATGACGTGAATGGCTTCCATGGCATGTCGAAGATGGTGTTGTCGAAGTAA
- a CDS encoding choice-of-anchor J domain-containing protein has translation MNKLLTIAALLLLVAFAFAAKGPINIPAADLVMDPTGGLSPTLPGNELDMPQPDSLLYDDLVNAGSYRWSGGSSRWAAVRFTPLSNFEVRSVYARISNSWALSRRVKIYAVAALAGNDSVPDWATVLAETDSIQMPTTTSFWLDTTFTTPFTRSAYQDFWIIIGPLNEGTPTVNGTGPWFLFDTNADNFRRSWTQTPATQWNGAYTYNSGYDWRIRVGGAYAGPFVELATSATWVASTRYFKLNTFGPDTVRSTVTNYGNTATTTFAVNWEARDSNNVLVWSSVYNGTVIGARGGSVTVTAPDLMNLTALGRYTITCVVSAPGEGFLSNNNSYLEQMVYDNTVATEFRYDDGTYDGNQVFTVGNGKAFLYVPNAYPAMCDKIVVYGGGGTANLFLYRNDGTAGAPGTLVYSSPAAVTLNAGRNEFDIPNPFISSGGFWVAFTDAGALQLPIDATQPVACQNQQMRVARSGTSAAWAADYGPDHPVRLVIATPENYAVSVSSSTSNGFVGTDVWHTMTITNTGLNSDTYNLTVSGGVWPAAIYDITRTNVLTQVGPLASGVAQQVAVRVSVPLGAVNGTSDGSSLTATSQTSGTIWASGLATTIAEAPMNLPVVENFESGVFPPARWSVTNPDAATITWASYTGGGNTSAYLYFYNYASLGQLDHLITPPLNFVGATGGQVRFSYSYATYPGSSDTLMIYVSYDNGLTFPDLVYSNGGVGLQNNAATTSNFTPGTWSDITVPLPAGVIGQNDVKLRFTTKNDYGNNLYVDNIIVSVPVAGPSFLASPSPFDFGNGLIGNATAGNLAISNFGGATLNISGVAFTGSFTGATGGFTVGAGATVNYPITWTPTGTGANVGTVVFTHDAAGSPSTINLSGNSIGYVANSGGPDSWGYTFTTDRAVGGPTYVWEDIAGATLISTTGNQDDDSWQVTLPVDFDFQWYGQPATTFWVSSNGFITFQTAQPPTLAGNPASLGTAVPNAYIGVFNDDLIYGDGTTAWGGVYGEMTGTAPNRVFVISWINMDQFDVQLGNYVTFQAALYESSNHIECSYADATFGDTEFDYGASATFGIEGWNGTSTLAYSINNMTSAAVGANSVVKYVYPGGMTAPTLSATVSGTELVLNWTAVGTGSYYMLWSSSDPYGGTWSNLLSTFSTTTTFTGLFGGAPVYFKVTALEPSDATGTPRTVGITAVDANSQWRVTRSVTSKK, from the coding sequence ATGAATAAACTGTTAACAATCGCGGCTTTGCTGTTGCTTGTTGCATTTGCATTTGCAGCAAAGGGCCCGATAAATATCCCGGCAGCGGATCTCGTCATGGATCCGACTGGCGGACTTTCTCCGACGTTACCCGGCAATGAACTTGATATGCCACAGCCGGATTCGTTGTTATATGACGATTTGGTAAACGCTGGCAGCTACCGTTGGTCAGGTGGCAGCTCACGCTGGGCGGCAGTCCGGTTTACGCCATTAAGCAATTTTGAAGTCCGCTCGGTTTATGCAAGAATTTCAAACTCGTGGGCATTATCAAGAAGAGTAAAAATTTATGCCGTCGCCGCATTAGCCGGCAACGATTCAGTTCCCGATTGGGCGACAGTTTTGGCTGAAACCGATAGTATCCAAATGCCAACCACAACCTCTTTCTGGCTGGATACTACTTTTACAACGCCCTTTACGCGTAGCGCGTATCAAGATTTTTGGATTATCATTGGACCGTTGAACGAGGGAACCCCCACGGTGAACGGTACCGGTCCTTGGTTCTTGTTTGACACGAATGCCGACAATTTCCGTCGTAGTTGGACACAAACTCCAGCAACACAATGGAATGGCGCATATACCTATAACTCTGGGTACGATTGGAGAATTCGGGTCGGTGGCGCTTACGCCGGACCATTTGTCGAATTAGCAACATCAGCGACTTGGGTGGCGAGTACTCGATACTTCAAACTGAACACATTCGGACCAGATACAGTAAGATCAACTGTAACGAATTATGGCAACACTGCGACAACAACCTTTGCTGTTAACTGGGAAGCTCGTGATTCCAATAACGTATTAGTTTGGTCATCAGTCTATAATGGAACCGTTATTGGTGCACGCGGTGGTAGCGTTACTGTTACTGCGCCGGATTTGATGAATTTAACGGCATTAGGCAGATACACCATTACTTGTGTCGTAAGTGCACCGGGTGAAGGGTTCTTGTCGAACAACAACTCTTACCTCGAACAAATGGTTTACGACAATACAGTTGCGACCGAATTCCGGTATGACGATGGTACATACGATGGAAATCAAGTATTCACCGTTGGAAACGGCAAGGCATTTTTGTATGTACCCAATGCCTATCCGGCAATGTGCGATAAAATTGTAGTCTATGGCGGTGGTGGAACGGCGAATTTATTCCTTTACCGGAATGATGGTACTGCCGGAGCACCAGGTACATTAGTGTATTCTTCCCCAGCCGCAGTTACACTGAATGCCGGTCGTAACGAATTCGATATTCCGAATCCGTTCATTTCAAGTGGTGGATTCTGGGTTGCATTTACCGATGCGGGCGCTTTACAGCTCCCGATCGACGCCACCCAACCGGTTGCATGTCAGAATCAGCAAATGCGCGTAGCGCGTTCGGGAACCTCTGCGGCATGGGCAGCCGATTACGGTCCTGATCACCCGGTTCGTCTTGTTATTGCAACGCCGGAGAATTACGCGGTAAGCGTTTCCAGCAGTACGTCAAATGGATTTGTCGGGACCGATGTCTGGCACACGATGACGATTACCAACACCGGTTTGAATAGCGATACCTATAACTTGACCGTTAGCGGCGGCGTTTGGCCGGCCGCAATCTATGACATCACTCGTACCAACGTGTTAACCCAGGTTGGTCCATTGGCTTCTGGTGTTGCACAACAAGTCGCCGTACGCGTCTCTGTTCCACTCGGTGCGGTGAATGGAACCTCGGACGGTTCCTCGTTAACAGCGACATCGCAAACGTCCGGCACAATTTGGGCGTCCGGTCTTGCGACAACAATTGCTGAAGCGCCGATGAATTTACCGGTTGTCGAAAACTTTGAGAGTGGCGTATTCCCGCCGGCTCGCTGGTCGGTAACCAACCCGGATGCTGCAACAATAACTTGGGCATCATACACCGGCGGTGGCAACACATCTGCCTATCTCTACTTCTACAATTATGCGTCTTTAGGGCAGTTAGATCATCTGATCACTCCGCCATTGAATTTCGTCGGAGCTACCGGTGGTCAAGTTCGCTTCTCTTACAGCTATGCAACGTACCCCGGCAGCAGCGATACGCTGATGATTTACGTCTCCTATGACAACGGTCTGACGTTCCCGGATTTGGTGTATAGCAATGGCGGCGTTGGTTTACAGAATAATGCAGCCACCACCAGCAACTTTACTCCGGGTACTTGGAGCGATATTACAGTTCCGCTTCCCGCTGGTGTTATTGGTCAGAACGATGTAAAACTTCGCTTTACGACTAAGAACGATTATGGCAACAACCTATACGTCGACAACATTATTGTGTCGGTGCCGGTTGCCGGTCCTTCGTTCTTAGCATCGCCCAGCCCGTTTGATTTCGGGAATGGATTGATCGGAAATGCAACGGCAGGTAATCTTGCCATCTCGAATTTTGGTGGTGCCACCCTTAACATTTCTGGTGTAGCATTTACCGGTTCGTTTACTGGCGCAACTGGCGGCTTTACCGTTGGTGCCGGTGCGACCGTGAACTATCCCATCACCTGGACACCAACCGGAACCGGCGCGAATGTTGGTACGGTTGTCTTTACCCATGATGCGGCAGGTTCGCCTTCGACGATAAACCTTAGTGGTAACTCCATCGGTTACGTTGCGAATAGCGGCGGACCGGATAGCTGGGGCTACACGTTTACAACCGACCGCGCCGTTGGTGGTCCGACCTACGTTTGGGAAGATATCGCTGGTGCAACATTAATCTCCACCACTGGTAATCAAGACGACGATTCGTGGCAGGTTACGTTACCCGTTGACTTTGACTTCCAATGGTATGGTCAACCAGCAACAACGTTCTGGGTAAGCTCGAACGGCTTTATCACCTTCCAAACGGCACAACCGCCAACCTTGGCAGGTAATCCAGCTTCGTTAGGTACGGCAGTACCCAATGCTTATATCGGCGTTTTCAACGACGATTTGATTTATGGCGATGGCACAACCGCATGGGGCGGCGTGTACGGCGAAATGACCGGTACCGCACCGAATCGCGTCTTTGTGATCTCTTGGATCAACATGGATCAATTCGATGTGCAACTTGGAAACTATGTAACCTTCCAGGCCGCACTCTATGAGTCGTCGAACCATATTGAATGCAGCTATGCAGATGCAACATTTGGTGACACCGAGTTCGATTATGGCGCTTCCGCCACGTTTGGTATCGAGGGTTGGAATGGTACGTCGACTTTGGCGTATTCAATTAACAACATGACATCCGCGGCAGTAGGTGCGAACAGTGTTGTCAAGTATGTCTATCCGGGTGGAATGACTGCTCCGACGCTGTCAGCGACCGTTTCCGGAACAGAGTTGGTTTTGAACTGGACAGCGGTTGGAACCGGCTCCTATTACATGTTGTGGTCAAGCTCCGACCCGTATGGCGGAACTTGGTCGAATTTACTTTCAACATTCTCGACCACGACGACCTTTACCGGTTTGTTCGGTGGTGCTCCGGTTTACTTTAAGGTGACCGCGTTGGAACCATCGGATGCAACGGGAACCCCGCGCACTGTTGGAATAACCGCAGTTGATGCGAATTCGCAATGGCGGGTAACACGCTCGGTTACTTCCAAGAAGTAG